The Pyrenophora tritici-repentis strain M4 chromosome 9, whole genome shotgun sequence sequence CATACCGCCCTCTGCCTCATGGCATGGGGCGGGGTCATGCCCCACCATTCCAGCCTCCGGGTCCGATGCAACAGCGCTCTCCCTACACTCAGAATCGTAGCCCGGCTATGACACCAGCTACAATGCATCACCAGCAGCAGTTAGCCAATCCTCAGGGCATGCCATACTACCCAGGGCAGCAATACCCGCAACAGGTTCGTAGACCCTTTGTTAACTTGACCGTTTTTTTGTTTTTCAATCCACATATCCTGGTTCTGTGCGCCGAAGCACGGGATCCTGACCCAACAATTTCCATACCCACCAGATTTCCTATTTAAATTTCACCCAAATCATTGAACACTACCTAACATTGATGCCAACGCAGAACATGTACGGCATGCCTCAACCTGCGCTAGACCCGTACAACAACTTCTACCAACAAGGCTACGGACTGCAGCAGTCCATCCATTACCCAGGTGTTCCCGCCAGCCCTGGACGTGGCTTTCCCCCGCAGATGCAACCGACTCCCTACGGAGTTCCCCCGTACGGCCACCAGCCTCAGGCCCAGAGCATGTCTCGCACTCCTTCCAACATGTCAGAGCGCCCGCCTTCTGCTGTTCCGCAGCCCTCTACCCCCGCAATGACCAACGTAAACCACATCTCGCACACGCACACTCCTAGTATCACTGCTGCCAGTCCAGTGCCTAACTCGAGCTTTGAGCGCCCCAAGACCAAGAGCAAGGCTATTGTAATCAAGAATGGTAAAGTTTCTACATATTGCACTATTTTGAAAACTTCATGCTAACAATACGTAGCTGATGGCGAAGTGGTTGATTTTGCCAAGAAAGGTGCTTCCCCAGCGCCACCTGCTGTGGTCTCCGCACCACCTGCCGCCCCTCGATCCCCAGCTATTGCTGCCACGCCTACCCCGCCATTACGCGCACCTAGTGCCTCTGATTCTACTCGTGCTGAAGACACCGCCGCTAAGAAGGCAGACTTCGTTAAGCAATTCCAAGAGAAGCTGCGTCTTCAAGAAGAAGCGGAGAAGAAGGCAAAGGAGGCTACCGAAGAGGAGGCCAAGGCTGAAGCCAATGCTAAGCTTGCAGccaaggaagaggaagaggccAAGGCTGCTAAGGAGGCCAAGGAGAAAGAAGACGCTGAAGCAGCCAAGAAGGCTGAGACAGATGCTGCTGAGAAGAAGCGTCTTGAAGACGAAGAGATGGAGCGTATGATTGCTGAGATGGAAGAGGAAGAGCGCAAGCGTGAAGAAGACGAGGCACGCTACGCTGAagagaagaaaaagaaggCTGAAGCTGAGAAGGCCAACGCTGCTGAGAAAGTCaagcaagaagaagagcgTCTCCGAAAACTCGAGCGCGAGGCGGAAGAGGCCGAGGCAGCTCGTGCAGCAGAGACTCCAGAGCAAAAGGCTGAACGTGAGGCCAAGGACAAGGCTCTCTTCGCTGGTCTGAAAAAGAACACCATGTTCGGCCCCGGTGCTTCTCAGACTGAACCTAGCGAGGACTCAGCACCCCCCGAGCCCGCAGTCGTTGCCCCTGCGCCATCAAAGACTCCTACTGGTGGATCAAAGCCAAAGCCGGCTGCTCTCAAACTCGAGACGAACAAGTCTGTTGAGCCCGCACAACCAACTGCTGGTATGCAGGCGCTCAAGACTGCACGATTCCTCGAAGTTCGTGCTGAGGTCATGTACCCCCAGGGAGTGGCCAGTCCTAACCCAGCCCTGAACAACAGCAACAGGAGTAAGGGTCGTCAATACGACAAAGACTTCTTGCTGCAGTTCCAGGATGTCTTCAAGGAGAAACCTTCCGTCGACTGGGACTTGAAGTTGAAGGAGACAGTTGGCGACGAGCCTGCTTCAGCTCGCGGTCCTCCATCCGCCCGTCCTGGCTCCATGATGGGCGGCCGACAACCTTCTCGTTCAGGACCTGGTGCTGGCAACGTCATGGGCCAGTTCCAAGGCGGTGGATTCTCGGGAGGTCGCACTCTCCCGGCAGGTACGACATCCGAACAGCGTTTCCAGCAATCCCAAAGCGGACGTGGTGGCTCTATGACAAACCCTCTTGCTCATGTCGTTCTAGGTGGAAGCCGTGCCACTTCTTTCCCTATGGCTCCCCCCATGGCACGTACCAGCTCCTATCAGAGCATGCCCCACGGTGGACCCAACTCGCCTCGTGTTGGTAGCTCGCGTGGCAAGGGAGGTGGTGGCAGCCGTCGCGGAGGTAACAACAACGCGCAGGAAGCCAAACAGATGCCTTTGACTGCTGGTCAGGAGGTCAAGGCATTGTCCCGCTCGCAAACTGGTTGGGTACCCACATCACTCACCCAGCCTGTTGCTGTTCAAGCACAGATGGGTGCTGGCCATATGGCTCCTGATATGGTGCAGCGTAAGGTCAAGGCCGCCCTCAACAAGATGACGCCCGAGAAGTTCGACAAGATCTCCGATCAGATTCTCGAGATTGCTGCTCAGTCCAAGGATGAGACCGACGGTCGCACCCTTCGCCAAGTCATTCAGCTTACGTTTGAGAAGGCTTGTGATGAGAGCCATTGGTCTTCCATGTACGCCAAGTTCTGTAGCCGCATGCTGCAAACCATGAGCACCGAGATCAAGGATGAGAACGTCCGCGACAAGCACGGCCAGCCAGTCGTTGGTGGTGCCCTTTTCCGAAAGTACCTTCTCAACCGCTGTCAGGAGGAGTTTGAGCGTGGTTGGGAAGTCAACCTGCCTGACGCTCCAGAGGATGGAAAGGAAGCCAAGCTGTTGTCAGACGAGTACTACATCGCTGCTGCTGCCAAGCGAAAGGGTCTCGGTCTTATTCAGTTCATTGGTGAGCTTTACAAGCTTGGCATGTTGACTCTGCGCATCATGCACGAGTGTGTGCTCAAGCTTCTGGATTTCGAGGGTCTTCCTGACGAGGCTGCTATCGAGAGTTTGGTCAAGTTGCTCCGCACAGTTGGTCAAACCATGGAAGGTGCCGAGGCTGGCCCCAAGATGATTAACATGTACTTTGAACGCATCGAGAAGGTTATGAACATGGACGGGCTTCCGTCGCGTATGCGATTCATGTTACTCGACACCGTCGACATGCGCAAGGCTGGCTGGAAATCCAAGGACATCCTCAAGGGTCCCAAGACAATCGCCGAAATTCATCAAGAGGCTCTGCAGGCTCAACAGAACGCCGAGATGGAGCGTACCCGTTCGAACCAGcgcggtggtggtggtggccGTCTGCCAATGGGCCGTGGCGATGCTCGCTCGTTCTCTGGTGGTGGCATGCAGCCTCCCCCAGACACTGGTAGCCGTGTACAGATGGACGACCTCCGTAAGCTCTCCAAGGGTGCCTCTGGACGCAACCTCAACAACGCTGGAGCACTCGGGCCTTCCATGCTTGGTAGCCGCAGCGGCAGTGGCCGTCGTGGCCTTGGCCCTGGTATGATGGGCGGTCGTGGCGAGGACTCTGGTGCCTCCTCCCGCACTGGCACTCCACCTGtgcagaaggagaaggagacAACGGCCCACGCAAATGCTTTCAGGTAAGCCACATTTTGATAGCACTTGAGAATCACACTGACATTACAATAGTGCATTAGCAGCCCTTGGCAACGAAGACGCTGGTGAGGCCGCCACATCAAACGCTGCAGAAGAGTCTGCCGCCGACCCGGAGGCAAAGCCTTCGGAGTGATGACCTTTCTTCGTTCGAGCGCGTGACGGTTATACCCATAGACCACGCCGCACGCGGTAATCTAATCGCTTGTTTCGTTGCATAGACGGGGGCATCTCAGCGCGCATTGTTTTGCATTTCGCGGGGTTTCTTTCCTGTGACTTTCAAGACTGGTGGGTTCCAAAAGTTTCCTTGTTGTCGAGTGATGGGTTTCATGGATGGGCGCCCGAGCCTTTTTGGTGAAATGATACAACTCTCGGCTGTTTTCATGCGCATGTTTCTTACGGAAATGTACAAATCATGACGGCGTTCCGGATCTGAACAAAGGAGACGGCCATACCACACGCATTCACGAGCGTCATGGGTATACTGGGGCCTTGGTCTTTCCTGTTTGCTTTTCCTTTTATTTTTCCATACTATGACTTGTAACAGGGTTCCGTGGGACAGAGATCAAAGTAGTACCGTCTTCTCTGTGGAGATTTTCATAATCTCACCACCCTTGTTCATGTCatttctcttcttctcttctttcctgCGTTTACAACCCGCGGTGGTTTGAGGATGCAGCGCCGCCGACGATGGCAAGTGTGCTTAGGCTTGCGCTTGCAACGGAAATTTTACTGCACGAGAGCAAGATTCATGAAAGCCATGCTTCAAGGATGTGCCTCTTGTGTTTATAGTTTGGTCTAGTTAAAATACAGTGGAGATCTGAAGACTTGTGCCCTAATGCTTGTCATGGTTGCGATTACTTATCCGCGTTTTGGGTTTACTTCGAAGTGACGTATATACCTTCTTACTAGTGATGTGAGGTAATGTCCATTTAACTGTGGGACATGGCAGGCGGTAAGAGCGTTACACGGCTCAGATGAGGGGTCTCGCAGGGGTGAGAAGCAGAGGCAGGCAGTTACGTCATAAGGACAACAGCAAACTCCTTAAAGCATGAACTCAGCTTGACAACTACATGCCACTGCAATACTCAAACTCGCATCTGAGCAAATAAAGCAATAGCCATATCTGATCCACACACAAGCTCATCTCGATCTACAAAGCGAATATGTCTGACCAGGACGGGCAGCAACAGAAGGGTATGTATATGCTTGCTCTGGATTAAATGCCCCCTTTGATCCTTTGCTACAGAACAAAGGGGAAACGATCATCAAACTAACAAGTTCGCTAGGCTTCTTCGGCACCGCGGCAAGTGGACTCGGTATGTACCCTCTAGCACGACAGACCACCTATCAAGTCGAAACCCGTGTTGGAACATAGTTCTGACCATGCAGGAAACACACTAGGCGCGGCAACAAATACAGTGGGCAagggtgttcaaggcgtgACTGATACAACGGGAAatgttgttgctgctggaGGCAAGGGCCTTGGGGATGCTGTGACGGGAATCACTAGCGGGCTTGGAGATACTACGAAAGGTATGTCATTTGATAGAAGGGAACAATACAGATGAGCTGCTAATGACATTCTAGCGGCTGGAAATGCTGTTGGTGACACTACCAAGGCTGGAACCAAGAGCGTTGGTGGTGAGCAGAAGCAGTAGATTGCGACTGCTATGGACTGCATGTATCATATCGTATCCAACGAACTACCAAATCATGTATTTCACTCGTCGCTTCTTCAGTCTCTGCGTAATCACTGGTGGCTGACTTCTACCTGCTGACTAACAACAATCCTACCCTTCTCCCTAGATTCCTTCTGACTTTCAGTTTCGCTCCCTGAGGCACTTCGACCACCATGGATTTGTGTCGACAACTGACTCTCAAATATGTTTTCCGCGGCTATACCCAACTCAAAGTCAAAGTCAAAGGGTCTACAGGCATTGGATTGCCTTTTGCTACTGACAATTCCGGTTGTTCCCCCCCGTGTGTTTGCTTGGTCTGAGCCATTTGCCCCGAGATGCAGGATACGGTGGAACAACGGGCGCAGCGTTGATATGTTTCCAACGAGCATACCCAGCGCTGGCTCTGCATAACCCCAGATGAGTATCTTGGCGAGACCATCTTTGAGATGTCAGATTTGACAAGAATGCTGCACGAGCAGAACAAGCGGACTTACATAAAAATTCGTCTTTGCTGGTTAGGCTTACAGTATACTTCAAGCGAACTAACCCTGTGACTGATGTACTAATGCATTTGTTAGTAATAGATGGTAGATAGGATGAGATTGAAGGGGTTGGTGTACAAGATGCCTAAACCGAGGATGCCGGCGACGGAGACTTTAGTGTTCTTGCTCATTTGAACTTTCCATAGTAGCGGAATAGGCATGAGCGCTGTAGCCCAGTCGGTGAAGATATTAACTGATGTGCAGAAGAAGTACACATTCTGAAGATGTAACTGTGTATCACAATATCCTTTTCCTCTAAGATCTGATTTCCAAGCAGCGCTGCAGGATGGTCAGTTCTAAGCTCAAGAGGCCTCAAATCGGTATTTTACCTAACAGGATCACACTGGAAGATGACATATAGCGCTGCCCCTAGGTTGGTGGTTGCACAAAGACACATGATACCGTAGTTGATGTAGACGAAGACTACTCTTCGGCCAGCTATACGGTTCAGCATGAAAGCGATGCTTAgccagacttgtcaacaatcaatcgatcgacatgattgattcctatatgggttaaagaattacttcattaggcagcctttaacctagataggaatcaatcatgccgatctgattgattgttgacaagtctgtGCTTAGCTTGACAAAGATTATCGAAGTGCAGTAGAAAACCTCATAGAGGAAGAAATACTGGCCATGGTCAGTCATTCATTACATACGTGAAGGAGAGGATGTCGCGGACAAAGTATGCTAGTTCAACATAACTCTCATTATTTGGTCGTGCGAGAGTGCTATCCTTGGCACCAATTCCATGATAGGAACCAAGGGCGGTAACAATGGTAAGGGTAAGCAGCGGTATCTATTATCGGTGAGCTAAGCGTGTTCTAAACCACTTGTAAGACTGAGTTTACACACGCAGCCAAATAACATGATCCAATCATCGGTTCCCCAGTTTCGTTTTGTGATTCTCGTGTACACTCGCATGCCCATGGTGAGAAAAGCTAGCGTTCCCGTCAGGAGGACGGCAGCCGTAAGGTTTGGGCCGAGCTCTGTGTGAAGCACCATGTCGACGGCAAGCTGCCTAAGCAGCGatgatagcagcgatctgTTTCAAATCCAATTCACCAAGGTATATCTTTGGATAGGACCTTTAGAGGTAATCGCGCCAAGTTATGCGCCAAGGTAACGAACACAATTGCTCAAGGACTAAGTTCAGTGATTCAACTCATCTGCACCCATAATTGTAGAATACTTCCATCCGGTGTATGAGCAAAAGACGACCGGAAACCTGTCAAGCGTTTATACTTTTGCAGATGTCTACTCCACATCGATCAACGCGCTGGCAGACAGGCCATGTGGACATGGCCCCCACAGTAGTTGGGCATGATATTCATGCGGCTACATCATACCCTGTCAACCCGCACGACTGCTAACTTGACATACAATACGAAGTTTCAACTGCCATCGAAAAACGCAAACTATATCGCAAAAGTGACCTCGAGGAGATATCATATGAGCCCCAAGCTAAGACAATTGACGCGCAAGTAAGAAAACATTACGAAAGCAGCAACATGGTGAAAATAGTGGATAAACAATACGTGATCGGGCCGGGGAAAATTTAGTCGGCGTGTACCCGTCCCTTAGTGGTGGACATGTGGTGATAAAGAGGGACTGCGCCCGACGTACTAGTTCCCACGCTAAGCCGATACAAGTCACGATCATCGCCTCACATCTGCACCACGACTCCCAAATTTTCACATTGCCATTGATAATTGTTGAAGTACGGCATGTATATCCAGAGCCCGCCTGTCTGATGAGTGGGGGTAGAGGGGGGAAGGATGTTCAGAGGCTGAAAGCGGGATACAGGGCTGTGTAACGTCTCTCAGGTGTCGTCTACCTAGCAGCCTTGACATTTGTATGACCAGTCGCTCCTTCCTACTGAAGCGAATTTGTTTTTGTGTTTTGATCAACCTGTAGACATGGCAGATTTGAGCAAGCTCCCAAAAGACTTCTATGTCACGTCTATGCAATTCACAAAGAATGCACATCAAGACGCTTACCCGGCATAGACCCGAGTCTTCCTGAGCATAGCTTGACCGGCAAAGTTGCTATTATAATAGGTGCCTCACGAGGAATCGGGGCTTTGGTACGTCCGAAGTCAACAGCTCAGGTGTAACTACGGAACTCCGCACAGTCCGTGGGGAAGTACCAGTACTGTACCGGTTGTATATCAAGCTAACGAACTACTGCACAGGCCATGGTTCCAGCTTTTGTCAAAGCACATGTGAGAGGCGTCGTGCTCCTAGCGTCCAACGCCGATAAGCTCGCAGCAACAGAAGCATCGGTCAAGGAAGTTGACCCGAGTATCGAAACTCTCACATGCCCATTGGACATATCCGACACAGCATCCATCGACGCCGCTTTTCGCTGCATCCAAAGCAAGTTTGGCCATGCAGATATCCTAATAAACGCAGCCGGCGCCGCGACCGGAGACGGACCGAAGCTGCACGAAACAGACCCGGATGAATGGTGGCGCAATTTGTAAGTCCGCACCCGACAAGATGACGCGCAGCAAGGGTTGTCGTTGGTTGGAGAAACAAAAACGCTCAACGTTGCTAGCCTATAGTAACATGTTTCCTATTAGGAGGTCAATGGCAAGGGAAACTATCTCCTCATTCGCTCCTTCTTACACTTACTGCCGAGTCCTGAGACGCGCGCTACTATTGTCAATGTCAGCTCCTGGCAGACCTTCTTCACAATACCGCCGCTTGGTGCTTACTTTATGTCAAAGTTTATCGTCGATGCGCTGGCTACGTATGTCGCCGCAGAGTATACAAATGTTACCGCCGTTTCTATGCACCCCGGTCTAGTTGCTACGGATATGCTGCGTGAGCCTTTTCGCTCCCTGTTCAACAATGACAATCCGGAACTTGTCGGTGGCACTGCGGTGTGGCTGTGTCAAGAGAAGGCTAGGTTTCTGAGCGGTCGCTTTGTTGCTGCCAATTGGGATGTGGAGGATCTTTTGAAAAAGAAGGAGGAGATTGTGGAGAAGGATTTACTGAGGCTGACGTTGAAGGGAGAGTTTGGTATAAGTTGATTGGAATCTCAGGAAATGAGGTAATCTTTGCAGTGCTTTACGTCTACTACGTTCAAAAACACCTCTATAAATGTCATACTTCTTTTTGTGTGCCGACTATCAACGTCTTTTGTAGAATCCTTTAAGCTGGCGGAAGCTTATTTTTTTGTCGACTTTTTTTTGTAGTTCGTTTGAAAAAACTTCATTGCGGAGTACTAGAAAACATAAATGTCATACTTCAATTTAGAGATTGAGAAATACCACTTAGGTCCCCAACAACCATATCAAATCCATGATATTGCCCTTGCCAGCACTTCCTGGTTATTTCTCCAATGACCCGCAGAAAATCCGTGTCAGGAAAATCGCGTTTCACGTATCGGTCAAGAATCTCGTCTTCGGTCAAGTCTGCGTAAGGAACATTGCCAGTCATAATCTCATATAAAACAGATCCAAACGCAAAAAGATCCCCTTGAACAGACAAGGCAGGTCCTGGATATTCGTGACTTGGTGTCACCGCGATGAGGAGTGGGGAACCGTTCAGAGAAGATCTAACGAAGTCAGCTAGCTTAGCATTCAACTTTTCGTTCAGAAACACATTGTAGCAAGTTAGATCCCCATGAACAACTCCAACGAGACGAACTATACTGAGTGCCTGCGCAATTTGGACGACCCATTGCAATCGTAACTTGTCGTCGACCTTGTTCTGGCTGTTGAACGATCGTAGGTTGCCTTTCGGGGCGTATTCCAGTCGAATACCAGATCCAACGATTCCATAATAACGGAGTATTCCTTGATGACCTCCTTGTTGAGTAAATCTTTCATAGATCTGCTGCTTTCTCAAGACGAGATCGGAATAATCCTCGTGAAGGAGGGTTTTGATAACCGACTTGGATGGTCTATCGACGACGACAAGGCCAGTAGTTCCCCAAGCGACATTATCTTCCCGTCCGAACCCGATTTGATACTTGATCTCGTCCGACATGTGAACAGCTTGCGACTTCAGCAACGTTCAGATATCTGCAAATCCGTGCCAGAGTGAACGCCAATCGGGATGGGCACCTTCCGATCTCTCTTAGTCATTCCTGTCGGCTGCCTACGGGTAACGCTGTTCGGTTAGCGCCTCCTCGGCTCGTTTTAGACTAACGCCTACCGACTTCGCGCCTGCATTACTGGATCCATCCATCGCTCATCGTTCATCCCGCCACCTGGGTGTCATAAGCACTTAATAGGCATGGCCTGGGGGCTTTGTACACAAGTATGACAAGTATCTTATGACACCCAAGTGTCGCTATCATTTGTTTGGCGCTGCACTGCGTGTTACGCTTCCGTCTTTCTATGCTTATAACTCTATGAATAGATCCTGCTCTCGCACTAATTCACTACTGGTGCTGAAAAGAAGACACCTCTCTCGGAGTAACATATCATGGGCTTTACAAGGTTGTAAACGCCTAACGCCTGTTTCTACTACAAGTTGTCCAAGTAGCCGATGTGTTGTGCCGATTGTCTTTCCAGCCATTCTCGTGATAGAAAGGCGTACCAAAACTACCCTGCAAAGCTTTAATGAGTCTGAGTATGAGTCTTTGCCCGAGCATTATGACTTGTTGATCCCGGAAACTTCGAAATCACAGCATGGAAACAACTaggtgtcataaaatacttgacagtgtgaGTAAGTAGGCGCCGCGTGCttggcgactacagtggccttttTACACTGGTATGTCAAGTATTACATGGCACCAGGGAAAGAGCCATGTAGAGGGCTTGCCTGTCTCTACTCCGACTGCGTATACGTTCGGTTTGTTTCGCACCCTTTGCTCTGCTTTTCAGCAAACTCCTAGGGTAGTTTAAAATCCTTGATCCTGGGAATTATGAATTACAGTTCCCGTTATTTCCACAATTGGAAATCGCTTGATTAAGCAAGCATGAATGTGCAGCGTTTTCCTGTGCTTTTACTACAACTGAAAAGCGTCCTGGGGCCCTTTGCAAAGAAAACCCGGGAAAAATCTCAGTGGCATGCGTGGATAGCCTGCTCAAAACAACAGCATCACATATACATGGCCTGTCTCGGCTGAGCACGGAAGCCTGCCGGACTTCTGAGACTAATTGTATGTCTCTACTCTGCATACTGTATATGAACACTCACTCCGTCTTTCTACCCACTTGAAAACCCACTAAAACTGATAATAACTCTAAAATGCGTGGTGGTGGGACCTTTGAGCTTTTGCCTGCTCCTGTTTGATATTCTAAAAAAGGGATCCAACAGTAACATGTTTGGCTCTGTGGCACTCTGTAAAAGTTATGGGAGAGCGCATATGATTTGAAAAGTTGGCGAAACATATAGGCATGCTATCAGACCGATCGACCGAGTCTAGCAAATACTTGTCCTCATACACGGAAAGACAGGAACGTTGCTTATTTTTCTAGAAATAGCAGCTCTCTCTTACATGGAGAATCCAAATTACAAGTATCTTGCCATACTCTGCGGGACCCAGCCTTGGGTAGCCGTATAAATACCTCctctctccctcttcttTCCTACTTCCTTTCACACAGCTCCCTTTCTTTGTTCCTAGATAGAACCGCCTCATGTGAATAGTGTTTGGTTTTTTTTCTATTTTTCTATAAGGGTACGAAGCACTGCTTGATGTTCCTCCCTGTAAACATTTATTCAAAATGCCCAGGAACTGTTGTCATATCGGCCCTCCTGTTACCCAGAAACTACAGCATCTCCACACGCACCGAAGAGACTCAAAAACGACTTCTTTCTACACATCTCCCTAAGAATATCTCAGCATCATTGGATGAAGCCACCGAAATAAAGGCGACAAGTATCACGTACATAACTTTTGCCCCCTTTCCTCCTGTTTCTCTCCTACGACCACTAAACTTATCACGTTTGACCTAAAAGAAGACGTACGTTTGAATGAGCTCATCCTCTTTCCCAAGACTTCCTCGATACTTTAAGAAAAAAAAGCGAAAGAGAAACCTCGTATGTCGCGTGTGACCTAGCATCCTGTGTCCCCCTGTAAATCCCAAGTACCTCCGACTCTAAACGACCAAAATCATCTTCTCTATACCCAAGATGTCCCAACGCCTCTGTGAAAAAAAGGTCAAAAATGACGGCTTCGCTGCATATGTGACAGAGCTCGTATTAATAAGCCGATCCACCGGCCGTGGGCGCGGTGTCGTGAAGCTGTCATGGGTACATGAACGGCTTTAAACATGTTTTTCTCTCTTAAAAAGACACTGTAATTATCAAAAGAGAAAGGGTTCGTGTTTTTCTACTCGTCTTCCAAACATAATGCACCAACTCGATGTTGCCGTGAGATCTAAGAGAGCCGCCACAGAGCCTTGTATTGCACAACTCATACTGTGCTATATACCGGCATGGCACTCTACCATGCAGTGTCGTAATATCTATTTTGGAAACACGTGAGACCTTTGAGTAATACATCAAAACAATACCAGAGAAATTGAAGAATGACTTGTACAGCACATCACACTCGTCTTGTTACTATTCTATAAACCTATTGGGCTCAAACGAGGTCAGCCAGCAACTGTGTTCCTGCCACACCGGTGCTTAAATACCGAGAGTAAATTCGACACCGACATCAATATCGCGAGCCATCTTGACAACCTTGCTGAATTGGACAGACTTCTCAGCGGCGGCCTGTAGGTCATCAATGGAGAAGATCTTGAGGCCTGAGTCGTTGAGCTGTACGGCAAGTTAGCAGACATAAAATTTCAGTTTCAATGCTGTGTGAATTGACTTACGAGCTTCTGAGCTGCCTCCATGTTGGTTCCCTGCAACCTGGCAATAACCGGGGTCTTGAGGTTCATCTCCTGGACAACCTGGATTAAACCCTTGGCGATAGCATCGCAGCGCACGATACCACCGAAGATGTTGACGAAGATGGCAGTGACCTTGGGGTCACTGGTGATGAGGTCAAACGCTTGCCTGATGGCCTCGGGTGTAGCACCGCCACCAACGTCCAAGAAGTTGGCGGGGGTACCACCGTTCAGCTTGATGATGTCCATGGTGGCCATGGCGAGACCGGCACCGTTGACGAGGCAGCCAATGTCACCGTCGAGCTTGATAAAGTTGAGACCAACCTTGGCGGCCTTGACCTCCTCGGGGTCCTCTTGGGTCAAGTCCCTCCATGAGAAGACCTCCTTCTGGCGGAAGTCGGCGTTGTCGTCAAAGTTGAGCTTTGCATCCATAGCGAGAACCTGGTGGTCAGTGGTCTCCGAGAGGGGGTTGATCTCGATCTGAGTAGCATCCTTCTCCATGAAGACCTTGT is a genomic window containing:
- a CDS encoding GRAN domain containing protein — encoded protein: MSDQDGQQQKGFFGTAASGLGNTLGAATNTVGKGVQGVTDTTGNVVAAGGKGLGDAVTGITSGLGDTTKAAGNAVGDTTKAGTKSVGGEQKQ
- a CDS encoding eukaryotic initiation factor 4F subunit p130, which translates into the protein MSNPISNSQTPPIAASSSTTANSSSTGSSATVAAGSAQPTARSSYANATKPTIVSSAAPPVAVGGPQHGKSSSVSPVNGNSAIKPAIPAMPTIVSGGPNGNGNLHEHSRKSSVQIKQTPPVATTGGPPSGIKFGSLAGSPAPAHASPVVQGNLNPQAQNPRVASPAHSPSPIPTPVSGGPKPDGLPTRPNLVFGGQGGESTEPNTRPSMPPQPNSHALPQAQHLRRESSQSAHSDMSNANMGRGYAPNRGGRGGYPQGHYNPQMANQSPQPYRPLPHGMGRGHAPPFQPPGPMQQRSPYTQNRSPAMTPATMHHQQQLANPQGMPYYPGQQYPQQNMYGMPQPALDPYNNFYQQGYGLQQSIHYPGVPASPGRGFPPQMQPTPYGVPPYGHQPQAQSMSRTPSNMSERPPSAVPQPSTPAMTNVNHISHTHTPSITAASPVPNSSFERPKTKSKAIVIKNADGEVVDFAKKGASPAPPAVVSAPPAAPRSPAIAATPTPPLRAPSASDSTRAEDTAAKKADFVKQFQEKLRLQEEAEKKAKEATEEEAKAEANAKLAAKEEEEAKAAKEAKEKEDAEAAKKAETDAAEKKRLEDEEMERMIAEMEEEERKREEDEARYAEEKKKKAEAEKANAAEKVKQEEERLRKLEREAEEAEAARAAETPEQKAEREAKDKALFAGLKKNTMFGPGASQTEPSEDSAPPEPAVVAPAPSKTPTGGSKPKPAALKLETNKSVEPAQPTAGMQALKTARFLEVRAEVMYPQGVASPNPALNNSNRSKGRQYDKDFLLQFQDVFKEKPSVDWDLKLKETVGDEPASARGPPSARPGSMMGGRQPSRSGPGAGNVMGQFQGGGFSGGRTLPAGTTSEQRFQQSQSGRGGSMTNPLAHVVLGGSRATSFPMAPPMARTSSYQSMPHGGPNSPRVGSSRGKGGGGSRRGGNNNAQEAKQMPLTAGQEVKALSRSQTGWVPTSLTQPVAVQAQMGAGHMAPDMVQRKVKAALNKMTPEKFDKISDQILEIAAQSKDETDGRTLRQVIQLTFEKACDESHWSSMYAKFCSRMLQTMSTEIKDENVRDKHGQPVVGGALFRKYLLNRCQEEFERGWEVNLPDAPEDGKEAKLLSDEYYIAAAAKRKGLGLIQFIGELYKLGMLTLRIMHECVLKLLDFEGLPDEAAIESLVKLLRTVGQTMEGAEAGPKMINMYFERIEKVMNMDGLPSRMRFMLLDTVDMRKAGWKSKDILKGPKTIAEIHQEALQAQQNAEMERTRSNQRGGGGGRLPMGRGDARSFSGGGMQPPPDTGSRVQMDDLRKLSKGASGRNLNNAGALGPSMLGSRSGSGRRGLGPGMMGGRGEDSGASSRTGTPPVQKEKETTAHANAFSALAALGNEDAGEAATSNAAEESAADPEAKPSE
- a CDS encoding FabG, Dehydrogenase with different specificities (related to short-chain alcohol dehydrogenase), with amino-acid sequence MVAQFEVNGKGNYLLIRSFLHLLPSPETRATIVNVSSWQTFFTIPPLGAYFMSKFIVDALATYVAAEYTNVTAVSMHPGLVATDMLREPFRSLFNNDNPELVGGTAVWLCQEKARFLSGRFVAANWDVEDLLKKKEEIVEKDLLRLTLKGEFGIS
- a CDS encoding SPS1, Serine-threonine protein kinase; amino-acid sequence: MSDEIKYQIGFGREDNVAWGTTGLVVVDRPSKSVIKTLLHEDYSDLVLRKQQIYERFTQQGGHQGILRYYGIVGSGIRLEYAPKGNLRSFNSQNKVDDKLRLQWVVQIAQALSIVRLVGVVHGDLTCYNVFLNEKLNAKLADFVRSSLNGSPLLIAVTPSHEYPGPALSVQGDLFAFGSVLYEIMTGNVPYADLTEDEILDRYVKRDFPDTDFLRVIGEITRKCWQGQYHGFDMVVGDLSGISQSLN